Below is a window of Mycolicibacterium chitae DNA.
CGCCATGCGCGTCTACCTCGGTGCCGATCACGCCGGCTACGAACTCAAAGCTGCCATCGTCGACCACCTCAAGTCCAAGGGGCACGAGCCGATCGACTGCGGCGCCTTCGAGTACGACGCCGAGGACGACTACCCCGCGTTCTGCATCGCGGCCGCGGCCAAGACCGTCGCGGACCCGGGCAGCCTGGGCATCGTGCTCGGCGGCTCGGGCAACGGCGAGCAGATCGCGGCGAACAAGGTGCCCGGCGCCCGGTGCGCGCTGGCCTGGAGCGTCGAGACCGCGGAACTGGCCCGGCAGCACAACAACGCCCAGCTGATCGGCATCGGCGGCCGGATGCACACCGAGGAAGAGGCGTTGGCCATCGTCGACGCGTTCCTGGCCACCCCGTGGTCGGAGGCCGAACGGCATCAGCGGCGCATCGACATCCTCGCCGAGTACGAGAAGACGCACGACGCGCCCGCGGTCCCCGGCGCCTGACCGCACCCCATGCCCGAGGGCCACACGCTGCACCGGCTCGCCCGGCTGCACCAGCGACGGTTCGGCCGCGCACCGGTGCGCGTCGGCAGCCCGCAGGGCCGGTTCACCGACGGTGCGGCCCTGGTCGACGGGCGCGTGCTGCGCAAGGCCGACGCCTGGGGCAAGCACCTGTTCCATCACTACGAGGGCGCCAAGGTGGTGCACGTTCACCTCGGCATCTACGGCACCTTCACCGAATTCGCGACCGGTGACATCCCCGACCCGGTGGGGCAGGTCCGGATGCGCATGATCGGCACCGAGTACGGCACCGACCTGCGCGGGCCGATGATCTGCGAGGTGATCGAGGAGGCCGAGGTGCCCGACGTGCTGGCCCGCCTGGGTCCCGACCCGCTGCGGCCCGACGCCGACCCGTCGCTGGCATGGCAACGAATCAGCAAGTCCCGCAGGTCGATTGCCGCGCTGCTGATGGATCAGTCGGTGCTCGCCGGGGCGGGCAACATCTACCGCAGCGAGCTGCTGTTCCGGCACGGCATCGACCCGTTCCGGCCCGGGACCTCGATCACGGCCGACGAGTTCGCGCAGATGTGGGCGGACCTGGTGGCGCTGATGAAGATCGGGGTGCGGCGCGGGAAGATCATCGTGATCCGGCCCGAGGACGACCACGGCGCGCCGGCCTACGGCCCGGGGCGGCCGCGGACCTATGTGTATCGCCGCGCCGGGGAGCCGTGCCGGCTGTGCGGCACCGAGGTGCGCACCGCCGTGCTGGAAGGGCGCAACCTGTTCTGGTGCCCGGGCTGTCAGTCCTAGAAGTCGAACCCGCCGAAGTCCCCGCCACCGAAGTCGCCGCCGCCGAAGTCGCCCCAGCCGCCCCCGTCGCCGCCGCTGTCCCAGCCGCCGCCGTCGCCGAAGTCGCCGCCGGAGTCCATGCCCGCGTCGTAGCCCTGATCGAACCCGTCGCCGTAACCGCTCTCGAAGGCCTGCGCGTCATAGCCGACACCGCTCATGCCGGAGAACATCGCGTTGAACAGCAGCACCGAGCCCAGGCCCCAGGCGCCGGCGACCAGCGCGGGCTTCCACCACGGCTCGGAGTACCAGCCCGCGGGCACCGGGCGCCCGGCCACGCGGCCGCCGGGGTAGTAGTTCGGGGTCCGGGCGGTCGGGCCGGGGGAGGCCTCGATCTGCCGGCCCTCGAACTCGACGCGACGGTCCTCGGTGACCCGGCCCGCGGACGACTGTCCGGCCAGCGATTCCAGTTCCGGTCCGGGATCCATGCCCATCGCGGTGCGCGCGGCGCGCACGTAGTAGAGGCCCTCGAGCGCGCTTTCCTTGGCCAGCATCGCCTGCTTGGGGGTGGTCGCCTGCTCGATCGCCGACGACGCGGCCGTATAACGCTCGGACGCGTCGGCCATCGCCTGCTTGGAGGCGTCGTCGTTGCCCGACAGGTTGAGCACCTGCCCGCCCAGGCGCTCGATCACGCGCCGGGCGTCGGCGCGGGCGTCGTCCAGCGAGACCTCCGCCCGTCGTCCGGAGGCCTGCGACGAGCTGTAGACCACCAGCCCGATCGCGCCGACAACGACAAGGAGCAGGATCAGCAGGGCGCCGTTCATGGGTCCAGACTACCGAGGGAGTCCGGCGGTTTCGCGGAACGCGAATCTCACTCCGCGCGGATGCCGAGTGCGGCGTACACCTCGTCGGACAGGGCCACGGTGCGCGGGTCGGCGTTGCACTTGGTGGCGTCGAAGAAGTTCATCACGTAGGCGTAGCCGATGCGGTGCTCGAGGTCGACGAACGC
It encodes the following:
- a CDS encoding ribose-5-phosphate isomerase, yielding MRVYLGADHAGYELKAAIVDHLKSKGHEPIDCGAFEYDAEDDYPAFCIAAAAKTVADPGSLGIVLGGSGNGEQIAANKVPGARCALAWSVETAELARQHNNAQLIGIGGRMHTEEEALAIVDAFLATPWSEAERHQRRIDILAEYEKTHDAPAVPGA
- a CDS encoding Fpg/Nei family DNA glycosylase gives rise to the protein MPEGHTLHRLARLHQRRFGRAPVRVGSPQGRFTDGAALVDGRVLRKADAWGKHLFHHYEGAKVVHVHLGIYGTFTEFATGDIPDPVGQVRMRMIGTEYGTDLRGPMICEVIEEAEVPDVLARLGPDPLRPDADPSLAWQRISKSRRSIAALLMDQSVLAGAGNIYRSELLFRHGIDPFRPGTSITADEFAQMWADLVALMKIGVRRGKIIVIRPEDDHGAPAYGPGRPRTYVYRRAGEPCRLCGTEVRTAVLEGRNLFWCPGCQS
- a CDS encoding DUF1542 domain-containing protein; translated protein: MNGALLILLLVVVGAIGLVVYSSSQASGRRAEVSLDDARADARRVIERLGGQVLNLSGNDDASKQAMADASERYTAASSAIEQATTPKQAMLAKESALEGLYYVRAARTAMGMDPGPELESLAGQSSAGRVTEDRRVEFEGRQIEASPGPTARTPNYYPGGRVAGRPVPAGWYSEPWWKPALVAGAWGLGSVLLFNAMFSGMSGVGYDAQAFESGYGDGFDQGYDAGMDSGGDFGDGGGWDSGGDGGGWGDFGGGDFGGGDFGGFDF